In Staphylococcus saccharolyticus, one genomic interval encodes:
- the graR gene encoding response regulator transcription factor GraR/ApsR — MQILLIEDDSTLFQELKKELEQWDFNVTGVEDFGNVMDTFEKFNPEIVILDMQLPKYDGFYWCRKMRQESNVPILFLSSRDNPMDQVMSMELGADDYMQKPFYTNVLIAKLQAIYRRVYEFGVEEKRTLSWKDTVVDLSKDSIQKEDKTIFLSKTEMIILEMLINKRNQIVTRDTLITALWDDEAFVSDNTLTVNVNRLRKKLAEIDMDGAIETKVGKGYMAHE; from the coding sequence ATGCAAATATTATTGATCGAAGATGATAGTACGTTATTTCAAGAATTAAAAAAAGAACTAGAGCAATGGGATTTTAACGTTACCGGTGTGGAAGATTTTGGCAACGTTATGGATACTTTCGAAAAATTCAACCCTGAAATTGTTATATTAGATATGCAACTACCTAAATACGATGGTTTTTATTGGTGTAGAAAGATGAGACAAGAGTCGAATGTACCGATTCTATTTTTGTCATCTAGAGATAATCCGATGGATCAAGTTATGAGTATGGAACTTGGTGCAGATGATTACATGCAAAAACCATTTTATACAAATGTGTTAATTGCTAAACTTCAAGCTATCTATAGACGTGTATATGAATTTGGGGTTGAGGAGAAACGGACGTTAAGTTGGAAAGATACAGTTGTTGATTTATCAAAAGATAGTATTCAAAAAGAAGATAAAACCATCTTTTTATCTAAAACAGAAATGATTATTTTGGAAATGCTCATTAACAAACGCAATCAGATTGTTACGCGTGATACATTAATCACAGCACTGTGGGATGATGAGGCATTTGTAAGTGATAACACGTTAACAGTTAATGTAAACCGTTTAAGAAAAAAACTTGCTGAAATAGATATGGATGGTGCGATTGAAACTAAAGTAGGTAAAGGATATATGGCACATGAATAA
- the graX gene encoding auxiliary protein GraX/ApsX, which translates to MKPKVLLAGGTGYIGKYLSRVIENDAELYALSKYPKPDKGSTYEITWLKSDIYNYKDVVNAMAGKDIAVYYLDPTKNSAKLTQATAHDLNLIAADNFGRAATINKIKKIVYIPGSRHDIEAIERLGAYGITVDCTEFEVKRPHINVELQTSKYDDVRTAMKMIFPKKWTLNQLVGYYSQWLDETKGTFLHTKEENNNYIIYRKNSHRPLAIFNKIQTTEDIITLHLVGGKLVKSNLKKQGKLEFRLLKGSPLVMVHLYDYIPRLFWPVYYFLQASIQGLFMRGFEIDCRIKHFQGRVQSGEKFKYTK; encoded by the coding sequence ATGAAGCCTAAAGTTTTACTTGCAGGGGGTACTGGTTATATTGGTAAATATTTAAGTAGAGTAATAGAAAATGATGCTGAATTATATGCTCTATCTAAATATCCTAAACCAGATAAAGGTTCAACATATGAAATCACATGGTTAAAGAGTGATATTTATAACTATAAAGATGTCGTTAATGCTATGGCAGGAAAAGATATTGCTGTATATTATTTAGATCCTACTAAAAACTCTGCTAAATTAACTCAAGCGACAGCTCACGATTTGAATCTTATCGCTGCTGATAACTTTGGAAGAGCTGCTACAATTAATAAGATTAAAAAGATCGTCTACATACCTGGTAGTCGTCATGATATAGAAGCAATTGAACGACTTGGAGCTTACGGGATAACAGTTGATTGCACTGAGTTTGAGGTGAAACGACCTCATATTAATGTGGAGTTACAAACATCTAAGTATGATGATGTACGTACAGCTATGAAGATGATTTTTCCAAAAAAATGGACTTTAAATCAACTCGTTGGATATTATAGTCAATGGCTAGACGAAACTAAAGGTACATTTTTACATACTAAAGAGGAAAATAATAATTACATTATTTATCGTAAAAATAGTCATAGACCATTAGCTATATTTAACAAAATACAAACTACCGAAGATATTATCACATTACATCTTGTAGGAGGTAAATTAGTTAAGTCAAATCTAAAAAAGCAAGGAAAATTAGAATTTAGACTTCTTAAGGGGAGCCCATTAGTTATGGTACATTTATATGACTATATTCCTAGATTATTTTGGCCGGTTTATTACTTCTTACAAGCATCTATTCAAGGCCTCTTTATGCGAGGTTTTGAAATTGATTGTAGAATCAAACACTTTCAAGGGCGTGTTCAATCGGGTGAGAAATTTAAATATACAAAATAA
- a CDS encoding GNAT family N-acetyltransferase yields MAHVIREISIKDVENFIDLLSKIYDESEFTFYNPGEYSPTVSSASQHLEKYITSPSQAIYVAESDEQLVGYVFVNTETYERTQHEAVIYLGVKRYYQKQGIGQALINAIEAWSLNHNIRRIEATVVTENADAVELFKGVGFQIEGELKDKLFINGQYYNEFVMAKILN; encoded by the coding sequence ATGGCACACGTAATTCGTGAGATAAGTATTAAAGACGTTGAAAACTTTATAGATTTATTAAGTAAAATTTATGATGAATCAGAATTTACATTTTATAATCCTGGAGAGTACTCACCAACCGTCTCTTCTGCGAGCCAACATCTAGAAAAGTATATTACATCACCTTCACAAGCAATTTATGTTGCAGAAAGCGATGAGCAACTTGTAGGCTACGTATTCGTCAATACGGAAACGTATGAACGAACGCAACACGAAGCTGTCATCTATCTTGGTGTAAAAAGATATTACCAAAAACAAGGCATTGGACAAGCGCTAATCAATGCTATAGAAGCCTGGTCTTTGAATCATAATATCCGACGTATTGAAGCTACTGTTGTAACGGAAAATGCTGATGCCGTTGAATTATTTAAAGGTGTCGGTTTTCAAATTGAAGGAGAACTCAAAGACAAGCTTTTTATTAACGGCCAATATTATAATGAATTTGTAATGGCTAAAATTTTAAATTAA
- a CDS encoding alpha/beta hydrolase produces MKEKYKWLVMTLIILLIISLMFILHLKNHYDREHEKQQGKEHVQVNNKNVKLFQNISYGEGIPNSKLDIITPSDMSNNTKLSVIFWMLGGGFIAGNKQYKNPLLSKIAEQGYIIVNVNYALAPQYKYPTPLEQLNQAVKFIKKNKYELPIDFNQVVIGGDSAGAQLTSQYVAVQTNHQLRSNMHFEQQLKPSQIKAAIFFGGFYDMKTVRATEFPGIQLFMKSYTGANNWEKNFKNISQMSTIHQVTSSYPPTYLSVGDADPFYSQNEAFYKRLKAKNIPVDTLFYDGSHHLHHQYQFHLDKPESKENIKKVLLFLSRNTSSSGVKSGETTDKNSTQ; encoded by the coding sequence ATGAAAGAAAAATATAAATGGTTAGTGATGACTTTAATCATTTTACTCATTATTTCACTAATGTTTATTTTGCACTTGAAAAATCATTATGATAGAGAACATGAGAAACAGCAAGGAAAAGAACATGTACAAGTGAATAATAAAAATGTAAAATTATTTCAAAATATATCATATGGAGAAGGGATTCCAAATAGTAAATTAGACATCATTACGCCTTCAGATATGAGTAATAATACCAAATTATCTGTTATCTTTTGGATGCTTGGTGGAGGATTTATTGCTGGCAATAAGCAATACAAGAATCCTTTATTATCAAAGATTGCAGAACAGGGTTATATTATAGTTAATGTGAATTATGCATTAGCACCACAGTATAAATATCCAACACCTTTAGAACAACTTAATCAAGCAGTCAAGTTTATTAAAAAGAATAAATATGAATTGCCAATTGATTTTAATCAAGTTGTCATTGGAGGAGACTCAGCTGGAGCGCAACTAACAAGTCAGTATGTTGCTGTGCAAACCAATCATCAATTACGCAGTAACATGCATTTTGAACAACAATTAAAACCATCGCAAATTAAAGCGGCAATCTTTTTTGGTGGCTTCTATGATATGAAAACTGTTAGAGCTACGGAATTTCCTGGAATACAATTATTTATGAAAAGTTATACCGGTGCGAACAACTGGGAAAAAAACTTTAAAAATATATCTCAAATGTCTACGATTCATCAAGTGACGTCATCGTATCCACCTACATATTTATCTGTAGGTGATGCTGATCCATTTTATAGTCAAAATGAAGCCTTTTATAAAAGGCTAAAAGCGAAAAATATTCCAGTAGATACATTGTTTTATGATGGTTCTCATCATTTGCATCATCAATATCAGTTCCATTTGGATAAACCAGAGTCAAAAGAAAATATCAAAAAAGTATTGTTATTCTTAAGTAGGAATACATCTTCTTCAGGTGTGAAAAGTGGAGAAACGACAGATAAGAATTCAACCCAATAA
- a CDS encoding YkvI family membrane protein: protein MGLNREAIKIGFAYVGIVVGAGFSTGQEILQFFTPYGLWSYIGVLISGFILGFIGRQVAKIGTAFEATNHESTLQYVFGEKFSKVFDYILVFFLFGIAVTMIAGSGSTFQQSFGIPTWLGALIMTVVIYLTLLLDFNKIVRALGLVTPFLIIMVVLIAVYYLFTGSISLGEVNRTVPESSAWKGVFWGLVYGGLAFAVGFSTIVAIGGDASKRRVSGAGAMFGGVVYTILLVLINFSLQTEYPKIKNVAIPTLDLANGIHPWIGWILTVIMLAVMYNTILGLCYSFAARFTEPYSKKYHIFIIIIMVMAYILSFVGFADLINVLYKFMGVVGLFIVVAVLIKYYKRKKDDKEHIA from the coding sequence ATGGGGCTGAATAGAGAAGCTATAAAAATTGGTTTCGCCTATGTCGGCATTGTTGTCGGCGCAGGATTTTCAACCGGACAAGAAATCTTGCAATTTTTCACACCATATGGATTATGGTCTTATATTGGTGTACTTATTTCAGGATTTATACTTGGCTTTATTGGTAGACAAGTTGCTAAAATAGGTACAGCTTTTGAAGCTACTAATCATGAATCGACATTGCAATATGTTTTTGGTGAAAAATTCAGTAAGGTATTCGACTATATTCTTGTCTTTTTCTTATTTGGTATAGCTGTCACTATGATTGCTGGATCAGGTTCGACCTTCCAACAAAGTTTTGGAATTCCAACTTGGTTAGGTGCTTTAATTATGACAGTTGTCATTTACTTAACATTACTATTAGATTTTAATAAGATTGTCAGAGCCTTAGGGCTTGTCACACCATTTTTAATTATAATGGTTGTTTTAATTGCAGTTTACTATTTATTTACAGGTAGTATTTCGTTAGGAGAAGTCAATCGTACGGTTCCTGAAAGTAGCGCTTGGAAAGGTGTTTTCTGGGGATTAGTATATGGTGGATTAGCATTTGCTGTTGGATTTAGTACAATAGTTGCTATCGGCGGAGATGCATCTAAACGGAGAGTATCAGGTGCCGGTGCAATGTTTGGTGGTGTAGTCTACACTATTTTACTTGTATTAATTAACTTCTCACTTCAAACTGAGTATCCCAAAATTAAAAATGTAGCTATTCCAACGCTAGATTTAGCTAATGGTATTCATCCATGGATAGGCTGGATTTTGACAGTCATAATGTTAGCTGTTATGTATAACACAATCTTAGGATTATGCTATTCATTTGCAGCACGTTTCACAGAACCTTACAGTAAAAAGTACCACATTTTTATTATTATTATTATGGTAATGGCATATATTTTAAGTTTCGTAGGTTTTGCTGATTTAATTAATGTTTTATATAAATTCATGGGTGTTGTAGGATTATTCATTGTAGTTGCAGTACTTATTAAGTACTATAAACGTAAAAAAGATGATAAAGAACACATCGCTTAA
- a CDS encoding ABC transporter ATP-binding protein: MSRLNCEQVKIGYGDSTIINRLDFAVPDGKVTSIIGPNGCGKSTLLKALSRLLSIKSGTINLDGQSIHAQSTKEIAKKIAILPQSPEVPDGLTVGELVSYGRFPHRKRFGRLTAEDKKEIEWALSVTGTSAFRHRSINDLSGGQRQRVWIAMALAQRTDIIFLDEPTTYLDISHQLEILNLVQKLNEEEGCTIVMVLHDINQAIRFSDYLIAMKDGDITATGTTNEVLTTDILEKVFNIDGIIDEDPRTGKPMLVAYDLFCKTYS; this comes from the coding sequence ATGAGTCGTTTAAATTGTGAACAAGTGAAAATTGGTTATGGAGATTCTACAATTATTAATCGTTTAGATTTTGCAGTGCCTGATGGAAAAGTTACTTCTATTATTGGTCCAAATGGTTGTGGTAAATCAACTTTACTGAAAGCTTTATCTCGCTTACTATCAATTAAAAGTGGCACAATTAATTTAGACGGTCAAAGTATTCATGCTCAATCTACAAAAGAAATTGCTAAAAAAATTGCAATTTTACCTCAATCACCAGAAGTTCCTGATGGACTTACGGTTGGAGAGCTTGTATCTTATGGTCGATTTCCACATCGAAAGCGGTTTGGGCGTTTGACTGCTGAAGATAAAAAAGAAATAGAATGGGCATTATCAGTTACTGGTACGAGTGCTTTTCGTCACCGTTCTATTAATGATTTAAGTGGGGGTCAAAGACAACGTGTTTGGATTGCTATGGCATTAGCACAACGTACAGATATTATTTTCTTAGATGAACCTACAACATATTTAGATATTAGTCATCAATTAGAAATATTAAATCTTGTTCAAAAGTTAAATGAAGAAGAAGGTTGTACAATTGTGATGGTTTTACATGATATTAATCAAGCCATCAGATTTTCAGATTATCTTATTGCAATGAAAGATGGCGATATTACTGCTACTGGAACAACTAATGAAGTGTTAACTACAGATATATTAGAAAAGGTGTTTAATATCGATGGCATAATTGATGAGGATCCACGTACAGGTAAACCAATGCTTGTCGCGTATGATTTGTTCTGCAAGACATATTCTTAA
- a CDS encoding NupC/NupG family nucleoside CNT transporter, giving the protein MFLLINIIGLLVFLGIAVIFSRSRQNIQWKSILILVILNLFLAWFFIYFPWGRAGVKGAANGIAWIIESAHRGTGFAFNSFTSSKQMDMAVSALFPILLVVPLFDILMYFNVLPKVIGGIGWVLAKVTRQPKFESFFGVEMMFLGNTEALAVSNEQLKRMNEMRVLTIAMMSMSSVSGAIVGAYVQMIPGELVLTAIPLNIINAIIVACILNPVTVEEKEDVVYSIKDHQAERQPFFSFLGDSVLAAGKLVLIIIAFVISFVALADLIDRLIHLITSLIAHGFGIKGSFGLDQILGVFMYPFALLFGLPFNEVWDVAQQMAKKIVTNEFVVMGEISKQVNSFTPHHRAVISTFLVSFANFSTVGMIIGTLKGIVDKKTSDFVSKYVPMMLLAGILVSLLTAAFVGLFAW; this is encoded by the coding sequence ATGTTTTTATTGATAAACATCATTGGATTATTAGTTTTCTTAGGGATTGCAGTTATTTTTTCTAGAAGTCGTCAGAATATTCAATGGAAATCTATATTAATTTTAGTTATTTTAAACTTATTTTTAGCTTGGTTCTTTATTTATTTTCCATGGGGAAGAGCAGGTGTAAAAGGTGCAGCGAATGGTATTGCTTGGATTATCGAGTCTGCACATAGAGGTACAGGATTTGCCTTTAATAGTTTTACTTCTAGTAAACAAATGGACATGGCAGTGAGTGCATTGTTTCCAATTTTATTAGTTGTGCCATTATTTGATATCTTAATGTATTTTAATGTTCTCCCTAAAGTTATAGGAGGAATTGGTTGGGTGTTAGCTAAAGTGACACGACAGCCAAAATTTGAATCATTCTTTGGTGTTGAAATGATGTTTTTAGGCAACACTGAAGCTTTAGCAGTATCTAATGAACAACTTAAGCGTATGAATGAGATGCGTGTATTAACAATCGCAATGATGTCAATGAGTTCTGTTTCTGGTGCAATTGTTGGTGCTTATGTTCAAATGATACCGGGTGAACTTGTGCTTACAGCAATTCCTCTCAATATTATTAATGCAATTATTGTTGCTTGTATTCTGAATCCCGTTACAGTTGAAGAAAAAGAAGATGTAGTTTATAGCATTAAAGATCATCAAGCCGAACGTCAACCTTTTTTCTCGTTTCTTGGAGATTCAGTGTTAGCTGCAGGAAAACTTGTACTAATTATCATTGCATTTGTAATCAGTTTTGTAGCTTTAGCTGATTTAATTGATAGACTCATACATTTGATTACTAGCTTAATAGCACATGGCTTTGGTATTAAAGGAAGCTTTGGTTTAGATCAAATTCTAGGTGTATTTATGTATCCATTTGCATTACTATTTGGATTACCTTTCAATGAGGTTTGGGATGTGGCACAACAAATGGCTAAAAAGATTGTTACAAATGAGTTTGTGGTTATGGGTGAGATTTCTAAACAGGTTAACTCATTTACACCACACCACAGGGCTGTGATATCAACATTTTTAGTGTCATTTGCAAATTTCTCTACAGTTGGGATGATTATAGGTACGTTAAAAGGTATTGTTGATAAGAAAACTTCTGATTTTGTATCTAAATACGTTCCAATGATGTTGCTTGCGGGGATATTAGTATCTTTATTAACTGCGGCATTTGTCGGGCTGTTTGCTTGGTAA
- a CDS encoding ABC transporter ATP-binding protein, protein MKQQNPLFFLFKRLSWPYGLIIAAVIITSLGSLSGLLVPFFTGRLVDKFSVSSINWGMIAIFGAIFLVNALLSGVGLYLLSKIGEKIIYAIRSLLWEHIIQLKMPFFDKNESGQLMSRLTDDTKVINEFISQKLPNLLPSVLTLIGSLVMLFIMDWKLTLLTFITIPVFIFIMIPLGRVMQRISTHTQSEIANFSGLLGRVLTEMRLVKVSNTERLELDNAHINLKKIYQLGLKQAKISAIVQPISGVVMLLTIAIILGFGALEIGTGAITPGTLIAMIFYVIQLSMPLINLSTLVTDYKKAVGASSRIYEIMQEPIEPTEALSESKGVCVIDGELKFENVNFKYDVKKILDDVTFSIPQGEVSAFVGPSGSGKSTIFNLIERMYDIESGDIKYGNQSIFDIPLSKWRTKIGYVMQSNSMMSGTIRDNILYGINREVKDEELIEYAKLANCHDFIMQFDEGYDTMVGERGLKLSGGQRQRIDIARSFVKNPDILLLDEATANLDSESELKIQEALETLMEGRTTVVIAHRLSTIKKAGQIVFIDKGRVTGKGTHHELMASHYKYKHFVTSQKLSD, encoded by the coding sequence ATGAAACAACAAAACCCTTTATTTTTCTTATTTAAGAGGCTTTCTTGGCCATATGGGTTAATCATTGCAGCGGTCATTATTACTTCGTTAGGAAGTTTAAGTGGATTATTAGTGCCATTCTTTACAGGACGTCTGGTAGATAAGTTTTCTGTAAGTAGCATTAACTGGGGAATGATAGCGATATTTGGTGCTATTTTTCTAGTTAATGCTTTACTAAGTGGTGTAGGCCTTTACTTGTTAAGTAAAATTGGTGAGAAAATTATTTACGCGATTCGTTCGTTATTATGGGAACACATCATCCAATTAAAGATGCCGTTCTTTGATAAAAACGAAAGTGGTCAATTAATGAGTCGTTTAACTGATGACACAAAGGTGATTAATGAATTTATTTCTCAAAAATTACCCAATTTATTACCTTCTGTATTAACTTTAATCGGTTCATTAGTGATGTTATTTATTATGGATTGGAAATTGACATTACTTACTTTTATTACGATTCCAGTATTTATTTTTATTATGATTCCACTAGGGAGAGTGATGCAAAGAATTTCAACGCATACGCAATCTGAAATTGCCAATTTTAGTGGTTTGCTGGGTCGAGTACTTACAGAAATGCGACTTGTTAAAGTCTCAAATACTGAGAGATTAGAGTTAGATAATGCTCATATTAATTTAAAAAAGATTTATCAATTAGGCTTAAAACAAGCTAAAATTTCGGCAATTGTTCAACCTATATCTGGAGTAGTCATGCTTTTAACAATCGCTATTATTTTAGGTTTTGGTGCATTGGAGATTGGAACGGGTGCAATTACTCCAGGTACGTTAATTGCAATGATTTTCTATGTTATTCAATTATCTATGCCTTTGATAAACCTATCTACGTTAGTTACTGACTATAAAAAAGCTGTAGGTGCAAGTAGTCGTATTTATGAAATCATGCAAGAACCTATTGAACCAACTGAAGCATTATCAGAATCTAAAGGTGTTTGTGTCATTGATGGCGAATTGAAATTTGAAAATGTCAATTTTAAATATGATGTTAAGAAAATTCTCGATGATGTAACATTTAGTATTCCTCAAGGAGAGGTAAGTGCATTCGTTGGGCCATCTGGTTCAGGCAAAAGTACAATTTTTAATTTGATTGAACGTATGTATGATATTGAAAGTGGAGATATTAAATATGGCAATCAAAGTATTTTCGATATTCCTCTTTCTAAATGGCGTACTAAAATAGGTTATGTCATGCAATCTAACTCTATGATGAGTGGTACGATTAGAGATAATATCTTATATGGTATTAATAGAGAAGTTAAAGATGAAGAATTAATCGAATATGCGAAACTGGCAAACTGTCATGATTTTATTATGCAATTTGATGAAGGTTATGACACAATGGTTGGCGAACGAGGACTTAAATTATCAGGTGGTCAACGCCAACGTATTGATATCGCTAGAAGTTTCGTCAAAAATCCAGACATCCTATTATTAGATGAAGCTACTGCAAATTTAGATAGTGAAAGTGAATTAAAGATACAAGAAGCGCTTGAAACGTTGATGGAAGGTAGAACTACAGTTGTTATTGCACACCGACTGTCTACTATAAAAAAAGCGGGACAAATTGTATTTATTGATAAAGGACGCGTGACTGGTAAAGGGACTCATCACGAGTTAATGGCATCACATTATAAATATAAACATTTTGTCACATCTCAAAAGTTATCGGACTAA
- the tagD gene encoding glycerol-3-phosphate cytidylyltransferase — protein sequence MKRVITYGTYDLLHYGHIELLRRAREMGDYLIVALSTDEFNQIKNKKSYYDYEQRKMMLESIRYVDLVIPEEGWGQKEKDVERFDVDVFVMGHDWEGEFDFLKDQCEVIYLNRTEGISTTKIKQELYGKDTK from the coding sequence ATGAAAAGAGTAATTACTTATGGAACATATGATTTATTGCATTATGGTCATATTGAATTACTTAGAAGAGCACGTGAGATGGGAGATTATCTTATCGTGGCGCTTTCTACAGATGAATTCAACCAAATAAAAAATAAAAAGTCTTATTATGATTACGAACAACGTAAAATGATGTTAGAATCCATTCGCTATGTTGATTTAGTTATCCCAGAAGAAGGTTGGGGGCAAAAGGAAAAAGATGTTGAACGCTTTGATGTCGATGTGTTTGTAATGGGACATGATTGGGAAGGCGAATTCGATTTTCTTAAGGATCAATGTGAAGTAATTTATCTAAATCGTACAGAAGGTATCTCAACAACAAAAATTAAACAAGAATTGTATGGTAAAGATACTAAATAA
- a CDS encoding glycosyltransferase family 2 protein, giving the protein MKLAVIIPVYNAEQIIKRAVLSVDTKSDYEIICVNDGSTDHTKNVLTELQKEHKNIKVIHQDNQGAARSRNVGLEAMSDDVEAFLFLDADDEFLPSRIDLMVEAFQQNVETDIVIGQIARDINGEWKVIPTHKSIVTNELVTLDCKPEILQSIGPGAKLFSAKYAGCRFDEDVVFCEEHTFIVKAFSKARDIKLIPQMVYGYNEREGSITAQRADTFLPYMSDALKVRQRVMEQLLLIDEKTYYSYRMDNLIVSYLIQAHLIKNSRVTQSLMDSVIDYIRAMQYTHYSGEAMFRIVKAVEQSATHWTKDLYNQWRKALGEVGIGRPGFIRFKILVMPQRASFSGKQSLKRILNK; this is encoded by the coding sequence ATGAAGTTAGCAGTAATTATTCCAGTATATAATGCTGAACAAATAATCAAACGCGCAGTACTTTCTGTAGACACAAAGTCAGACTATGAAATTATTTGTGTAAATGATGGATCAACAGATCATACGAAAAATGTGCTGACAGAACTTCAAAAAGAACATAAAAATATCAAAGTGATACATCAAGATAATCAAGGAGCTGCGCGTAGTAGGAATGTTGGATTAGAAGCGATGTCTGACGATGTGGAAGCATTTTTGTTTTTAGATGCGGATGATGAATTTTTACCTAGTAGAATTGATTTAATGGTTGAAGCTTTTCAACAAAATGTTGAAACAGATATTGTAATAGGTCAAATTGCTAGGGATATTAATGGTGAATGGAAGGTTATTCCAACTCATAAATCTATTGTTACTAATGAGTTAGTTACGCTTGATTGTAAGCCTGAAATTCTACAATCTATAGGACCTGGTGCCAAATTATTTAGTGCCAAGTATGCTGGCTGTCGCTTTGATGAAGATGTTGTTTTTTGCGAAGAACATACGTTTATCGTAAAAGCATTTTCAAAAGCTCGTGATATCAAGCTTATTCCCCAAATGGTTTATGGATACAATGAAAGAGAAGGGTCTATTACAGCTCAACGCGCAGACACGTTTTTACCATATATGAGTGATGCACTAAAAGTTCGCCAACGTGTTATGGAGCAGTTGTTATTAATTGATGAAAAGACTTACTACAGTTATCGAATGGATAACTTAATAGTGAGCTATCTAATCCAAGCACACTTAATAAAAAATAGTCGTGTCACACAATCGTTAATGGATAGTGTGATTGACTACATTAGAGCGATGCAATATACACATTATTCTGGTGAAGCTATGTTTAGAATTGTCAAAGCGGTTGAACAAAGTGCGACACATTGGACAAAAGATTTATATAATCAATGGAGAAAAGCGTTAGGTGAAGTGGGGATTGGCAGACCAGGATTTATCCGATTTAAAATTTTAGTGATGCCTCAGCGAGCATCATTTTCTGGGAAGCAATCATTAAAGCGTATATTAAATAAGTAA
- the tarB gene encoding teichoic acid glycerol-phosphate primase TarB, translated as MRILIKKMYMLSIALLNIILKPLKVKRQHIVVMMTFKQDVLPIIKALDKERFNVTVIGKPQEQYLVDSLNRVSFIPAGNKHIVKHMKALCTAKVVILDTYYLMMGGFKKKKGQSVIQTWHAAGALKNFGLTDHQVDLNNQSMVSQYRKVYSATDYYLIGGEEMAQCFEQSFEAQPNQMLKFGLPRLVQYLNINLKEEQRRLKKQYHIRDKLAIYVPTYRESEIANRMLNKERFEQCLPDFTLISHLHPSIGHQSDTQNIDISSLMIMADIIISDYSSLPIEASLLNKPTLIYNYDERQYEEVRGLNRFYYDIPNHYKFKNEESLIEALKNDIEFHVLFGTWHHYNTKESLNQLVNFINKLVKQ; from the coding sequence ATGAGAATTTTGATTAAAAAAATGTACATGTTAAGCATTGCATTATTAAATATAATACTGAAACCCCTGAAGGTTAAACGTCAGCATATCGTTGTGATGATGACATTCAAACAAGACGTGTTACCGATTATCAAAGCACTTGATAAAGAAAGGTTTAATGTAACAGTCATTGGAAAACCACAAGAGCAATATCTTGTTGACAGTTTAAATCGTGTGTCTTTCATTCCAGCAGGAAACAAACATATTGTGAAACATATGAAAGCGTTGTGTACAGCCAAGGTCGTTATTTTAGATACGTATTACTTAATGATGGGTGGCTTTAAAAAGAAAAAAGGACAAAGTGTCATTCAAACGTGGCATGCAGCTGGAGCACTCAAGAATTTTGGTCTCACTGATCATCAAGTAGACTTAAATAATCAATCGATGGTTTCGCAATACAGAAAAGTATATAGTGCTACAGATTATTATTTAATCGGTGGCGAAGAAATGGCGCAGTGTTTTGAGCAATCATTTGAAGCACAACCAAATCAAATGTTAAAGTTTGGTCTTCCTAGACTGGTTCAATATTTGAATATCAATCTTAAAGAAGAACAGCGTCGATTAAAAAAACAATATCATATCCGTGATAAACTGGCGATATATGTTCCTACTTATAGAGAATCTGAAATAGCAAATCGCATGCTAAATAAAGAGAGGTTTGAACAATGTCTTCCTGACTTTACGTTAATCAGTCATTTGCATCCTTCAATTGGTCATCAAAGTGATACACAGAATATTGATATTTCATCACTAATGATTATGGCAGACATTATTATTAGTGACTATAGCTCATTACCTATTGAAGCGAGTTTACTTAATAAACCTACACTCATCTATAATTATGATGAGCGTCAATATGAAGAAGTCAGAGGATTGAATCGTTTCTACTATGATATACCTAATCATTACAAATTTAAGAACGAAGAAAGTTTAATCGAAGCACTTAAAAATGACATTGAGTTCCATGTTTTATTTGGTACATGGCATCACTATAACACTAAGGAAAGTTTGAATCAGTTAGTCAATTTTATTAATAAGTTGGTGAAACAATGA